A single window of Treponema denticola ATCC 35405 DNA harbors:
- the clpX gene encoding ATP-dependent Clp protease ATP-binding subunit ClpX gives MARNRMGGALICSFCNKPESSERFVVPGPGGIAICDRCVDLCESYIKSYKTVRPVDRSGAIPTPQELKEYLDEYVIGQEQAKRVLSVAVYNHYKRIMNPPLENDVVIEKSNVLLLGPTGSGKTLLAKTLAQKMQVPFAIADATTLTEAGYVGEDVENILLKLIQNANGDIKEAEMGIIFIDEIDKISRKSENVSITRDVSGEGVQQALLKIIEGTSASVPPQGGRKHPNQDMLKIDTTNILFICGGAFVGLDKIVEARISTKPIGFGAEVKKLSEKNLTELYDQVSPDDLVKFGLIPELIGRIPIKVALNELTKEDLTRILVEPKNAIIKQFQATFKLDNVDLHFDKDAITAIAQQAIDQNTGARGLRSIVEKLMLDAMFEAPSIKGRKELIINKKMIGNSSSKPKIKLLDEKTA, from the coding sequence ATGGCTAGAAATAGAATGGGCGGAGCTTTAATATGCTCTTTTTGTAATAAACCGGAAAGCTCTGAACGCTTTGTAGTTCCGGGTCCCGGAGGTATTGCCATCTGTGATAGATGTGTAGATCTTTGCGAAAGCTATATAAAATCGTATAAGACTGTCAGGCCTGTTGACCGTTCAGGAGCCATTCCTACACCTCAAGAGCTCAAAGAATATCTTGACGAATATGTAATAGGTCAAGAACAGGCAAAGAGAGTTCTATCTGTAGCCGTTTATAACCATTATAAGCGGATAATGAATCCTCCTTTAGAGAATGACGTAGTCATAGAAAAGTCAAATGTCCTTTTGCTGGGCCCTACGGGATCGGGTAAAACTCTTTTAGCAAAAACCCTTGCACAAAAAATGCAGGTTCCCTTTGCCATCGCCGATGCAACAACCTTGACCGAAGCAGGCTACGTAGGCGAAGACGTGGAAAATATCCTTCTTAAGCTTATCCAAAATGCAAACGGAGATATAAAAGAAGCCGAAATGGGTATCATCTTTATCGATGAAATAGATAAGATTTCCAGAAAGAGCGAAAATGTTTCCATTACCCGAGATGTATCGGGCGAAGGTGTTCAACAAGCTCTTCTAAAAATAATAGAAGGAACCTCAGCTTCTGTACCTCCTCAGGGCGGAAGAAAGCATCCGAATCAGGACATGCTTAAAATAGATACAACAAATATCCTATTTATCTGCGGAGGGGCATTTGTGGGTTTGGATAAGATAGTGGAAGCCCGCATCTCTACAAAGCCTATAGGCTTCGGTGCTGAGGTAAAAAAGCTGAGCGAAAAAAATCTTACCGAGTTGTATGATCAGGTTTCACCCGATGATTTGGTAAAATTCGGGCTTATCCCGGAACTGATAGGAAGAATCCCGATAAAGGTAGCCTTAAATGAGCTTACAAAGGAAGATTTAACACGAATATTGGTTGAACCCAAAAATGCCATAATAAAACAGTTTCAGGCAACCTTTAAACTTGATAATGTCGATCTTCACTTTGACAAAGATGCTATTACAGCCATTGCTCAGCAGGCTATAGACCAAAATACGGGAGCGAGAGGTTTACGTTCCATTGTCGAAAAGCTCATGCTGGATGCAATGTTTGAAGCCCCCTCCATAAAGGGTAGAAAAGAGCTGATAATAAATAAAAAAATGATAGGAAACTCTTCGTCAAAACCGAAGATAAAACTTCTCGACGAAAAAACCGCTTAA
- the rplI gene encoding 50S ribosomal protein L9, with translation MKVILNEDVKYLGEEGDIKNVAKGYARNYLFPRNLAVPCNEFTLAHFESRKEEIEAKKAAKRQDAAGLKEKLEALSIKILMPAGPNGKLYGAVTTQTLFDELQKLNFDIERKRIEILGQTVKSTGVHKAIVKLYENTSAEISFTVEAQIAEEKPVKASEKKGRRPRRDEEASDEQILAEENSVTEEAVSEEIQNSESEN, from the coding sequence ATGAAAGTAATTTTAAATGAAGATGTTAAGTATCTCGGAGAAGAAGGCGATATTAAGAACGTAGCTAAGGGATATGCCCGAAACTACCTTTTCCCCAGAAACTTAGCTGTTCCTTGTAATGAGTTTACTCTGGCTCATTTTGAATCACGTAAAGAAGAAATTGAAGCTAAAAAGGCTGCAAAACGCCAAGATGCTGCAGGGCTTAAAGAAAAACTTGAGGCTCTTTCAATTAAGATTCTTATGCCTGCAGGACCTAACGGAAAACTCTATGGTGCCGTTACAACTCAAACTCTTTTTGATGAACTGCAAAAACTTAATTTCGATATTGAAAGAAAACGTATCGAAATCCTCGGTCAGACAGTTAAGAGCACAGGTGTACATAAGGCCATTGTAAAGCTTTATGAAAATACCTCTGCAGAGATTTCTTTTACCGTTGAGGCTCAGATTGCTGAAGAAAAGCCCGTTAAGGCTTCCGAGAAAAAAGGACGAAGACCTCGCAGGGATGAAGAAGCTTCTGATGAACAAATTTTAGCAGAAGAAAATTCCGTTACTGAAGAAGCCGTTTCTGAAGAAATTCAAAATTCGGAATCGGAAAACTAA
- the rpsR gene encoding 30S ribosomal protein S18: MEANMQENIREGEDKRKGRSFYRKKVCRFCAQKVKIDYKEPDALRRFITERGKILPRRITGTCAKHQRKLAVEIKRARAVALLPFVMNE, from the coding sequence ATGGAAGCTAACATGCAGGAAAATATTCGCGAAGGCGAAGACAAAAGAAAGGGTAGATCTTTTTACCGCAAAAAGGTTTGCCGCTTTTGTGCACAAAAGGTAAAGATCGATTATAAAGAACCGGATGCCTTACGCCGTTTTATAACCGAGAGAGGTAAGATTCTTCCCAGAAGAATTACCGGAACTTGTGCAAAACACCAGCGAAAACTTGCCGTTGAAATTAAGCGTGCAAGAGCTGTTGCATTGCTTCCTTTCGTTATGAACGAATAG
- the ssb gene encoding single-stranded DNA-binding protein, protein MADINHVVLVGRLTRDAELKYTSSGIAVCNFAIAVNRRRKTGDDWSEEASFFDVVLWGRQGEALNQYLVKGKQVAIDGELRQNRWEQDGQTRSKVEIVANNIQLVGGSAGQGGQSQAAPQRQGSYQGGGNNSYNDGNQAPSAYQRRQEPSYDDYQPDMGNSDLDNIPF, encoded by the coding sequence ATGGCAGATATAAATCATGTAGTATTGGTAGGCCGCTTAACTAGAGATGCTGAGCTTAAATATACGTCTTCCGGTATTGCGGTTTGTAATTTTGCTATAGCGGTCAACAGAAGACGGAAAACAGGCGATGACTGGAGCGAAGAAGCAAGTTTTTTTGACGTGGTTCTTTGGGGCCGGCAGGGTGAAGCCTTAAACCAGTACCTTGTAAAAGGTAAACAGGTTGCTATTGACGGAGAGCTTAGGCAAAACCGTTGGGAGCAAGACGGGCAAACCCGCAGCAAGGTTGAGATTGTTGCTAACAATATTCAGCTTGTCGGAGGCTCGGCAGGTCAGGGCGGACAATCACAGGCCGCACCTCAGCGCCAAGGATCATATCAGGGCGGTGGAAATAATTCGTATAATGATGGAAATCAAGCACCTTCTGCTTATCAAAGAAGACAGGAGCCTTCTTATGATGATTACCAGCCGGATATGGGAAATTCAGATTTGGATAATATTCCATTTTAA
- the rpsF gene encoding 30S ribosomal protein S6, giving the protein MRNYELMTVFPVEEDLYKPGIDALHSILADFGVQIKSEEPFGDRDLAYEIKKKTKGRYVLFNIEADPAKMIELDKRFKLITQMLTYLFVRLED; this is encoded by the coding sequence ATGAGAAACTATGAACTTATGACGGTTTTTCCGGTTGAAGAGGATCTCTATAAACCGGGAATAGATGCTCTACATTCAATTCTGGCGGATTTCGGTGTTCAGATCAAATCTGAAGAGCCTTTCGGCGATCGGGATTTAGCTTATGAAATCAAAAAGAAGACAAAGGGACGTTATGTGCTTTTCAACATTGAAGCAGATCCTGCAAAGATGATTGAATTGGATAAGCGTTTTAAGCTGATCACTCAGATGTTGACCTATCTTTTTGTTCGTTTAGAGGACTAA
- a CDS encoding ATP synthase subunit K (produces ATP from ADP in the presence of a proton gradient across the membrane; the K subunit is a nonenzymatic component which binds the dimeric form by interacting with the G and E subunits), protein MTFGFFGAAAALGISAIGSAIGLAIAGQSTIGAWKRCYLNNKPAPFSLVAFAGAPLTQTLYGFLLMNRMLTSSQSDWFLLGLGLVCGVSIAASAIAQGKASASGSDAMAETGKGFVQYITIVGLCETVALFVMVFGMMKC, encoded by the coding sequence ATGACTTTTGGTTTTTTTGGTGCTGCTGCTGCGTTGGGTATTTCAGCTATCGGTTCTGCAATCGGTCTTGCAATTGCAGGTCAGTCAACAATCGGTGCATGGAAGCGCTGTTATTTAAATAACAAGCCCGCTCCCTTCAGTTTGGTCGCCTTTGCAGGCGCCCCGCTTACGCAGACTCTTTACGGTTTCTTGCTTATGAACAGGATGCTTACATCCTCCCAGAGCGATTGGTTCTTATTGGGCTTAGGCCTTGTTTGCGGTGTTTCTATCGCAGCTTCAGCTATTGCTCAAGGTAAGGCTTCTGCTTCAGGTTCCGACGCTATGGCTGAAACAGGAAAGGGCTTTGTACAGTACATTACTATCGTAGGTCTTTGCGAAACCGTTGCTCTTTTCGTAATGGTCTTCGGCATGATGAAATGCTAA
- a CDS encoding V-type ATP synthase subunit D, translating to MAIKLTKNELKNQKESLKMYRRYLPTLQLKKQQLQTEIRTIEARAKEVRLHRDALHREFEDWVAVFGEQNVFHPSMVKIKELLTSTGNIAGVSIPVFSGAEFERSKYDLYKTPLWVDTAAEKLQEVLSLDLEAKVLDEQVRLLNSELRTTTQRVNLFEKVKIPETRANIKKITVYLGDQQVAAVVRGKISKKNLEKVHHKDEAL from the coding sequence ATGGCGATAAAACTGACAAAAAATGAGCTGAAGAATCAAAAAGAATCTTTAAAAATGTATAGAAGATACTTGCCGACTCTTCAACTCAAAAAACAGCAGCTTCAAACCGAAATCCGCACCATCGAAGCCAGGGCTAAAGAAGTAAGGCTTCACAGAGATGCCCTTCATCGCGAATTCGAAGACTGGGTAGCGGTATTCGGCGAGCAAAATGTTTTTCACCCCTCGATGGTTAAGATAAAAGAACTTTTAACTTCAACCGGAAATATTGCGGGAGTGAGTATCCCTGTTTTTTCAGGTGCGGAATTTGAACGCTCTAAATATGATCTTTATAAGACTCCTCTTTGGGTTGATACGGCTGCCGAAAAATTGCAGGAAGTTTTGAGCTTAGACCTTGAGGCAAAGGTGCTTGACGAACAAGTCCGCCTATTGAATTCCGAGCTTAGAACGACCACTCAGCGCGTAAACCTCTTTGAAAAGGTTAAGATACCCGAAACTAGGGCAAACATAAAAAAGATTACGGTTTATTTGGGAGATCAGCAGGTTGCAGCTGTTGTTCGCGGTAAGATTTCAAAAAAGAACCTTGAAAAGGTTCATCATAAGGATGAAGCTCTATGA
- a CDS encoding V-type ATP synthase subunit B encodes MKKVYSKIESINGSVITVKADGVSYGELAEVQTRFGASLAEVNKLEGDLVSLQVFAGGRGVSTGDEVRFLGKEMQVSYSEDLLGRIFNGSGDPRDSGPALKDNMIPIGGPSVNPSKRILANRMIRTGIPMIDVFNTLVVSQKLPIFSSSGEPYNELLARIAMQAEVDVIILGGMGLKYDDYLYFKDTLEEAGALSRTAMFVHTAADPTVECLMIPDMCLAVAEKFAIAGKNVLVLLTDMTNFADAMKEIAIIQEQVPSNRGYPGDLYSQLAARYEKAVDFADAGSVTVLAVTTMPGDDVTHPVPDNTGYITEGQFYLKNGRIEPFGSLSRLKQNVNGKTRDDHRALMDNMIKLYASYKDTLEKKSMGFMMSEWDEKLLKYGAKFESGMMDLSVNIPLEDALNLGWKILAECFTREETGIKSELVNKYWPAN; translated from the coding sequence ATGAAAAAGGTATATAGTAAAATAGAATCGATTAACGGTTCGGTTATTACGGTTAAGGCCGACGGCGTATCATACGGAGAATTGGCCGAGGTTCAAACCCGTTTCGGAGCCTCCCTTGCAGAAGTCAATAAGCTTGAAGGAGACTTGGTTTCATTGCAGGTTTTTGCAGGAGGTCGAGGTGTTTCAACCGGAGATGAGGTACGCTTTTTAGGTAAGGAAATGCAGGTAAGCTATTCCGAAGACTTGCTCGGCCGTATTTTTAACGGTTCAGGCGATCCGCGGGATTCAGGCCCTGCTTTAAAGGATAACATGATTCCCATAGGCGGCCCTTCGGTAAACCCCTCAAAGCGTATTCTTGCAAACAGAATGATTAGAACCGGTATTCCGATGATCGACGTATTTAACACCCTTGTCGTTTCTCAAAAGCTTCCCATATTTTCAAGTTCCGGTGAGCCTTATAACGAGCTTTTAGCCCGAATAGCCATGCAGGCCGAGGTTGATGTAATTATCTTGGGCGGAATGGGCTTAAAATATGACGATTATCTTTATTTTAAGGACACCCTTGAAGAAGCCGGTGCTTTGAGCCGCACTGCCATGTTCGTTCATACGGCAGCTGACCCTACGGTTGAGTGCCTTATGATTCCGGATATGTGTCTTGCAGTTGCAGAAAAATTTGCCATTGCAGGCAAGAACGTATTGGTTCTTTTAACCGATATGACAAACTTTGCAGATGCAATGAAAGAAATAGCCATTATTCAGGAACAGGTTCCTTCAAACCGAGGTTATCCCGGAGACCTTTACAGTCAGCTTGCAGCCCGCTATGAAAAGGCTGTAGACTTTGCCGATGCTGGTTCCGTTACGGTCTTGGCCGTTACAACAATGCCCGGTGATGACGTAACGCATCCGGTTCCGGATAACACCGGTTATATTACCGAGGGTCAGTTCTATCTTAAAAACGGACGAATCGAGCCATTCGGAAGCCTTTCACGATTAAAGCAAAACGTAAACGGTAAAACAAGGGATGACCACCGAGCCTTGATGGACAATATGATTAAGCTCTACGCCTCATATAAGGATACATTGGAAAAGAAGTCCATGGGCTTTATGATGAGCGAATGGGACGAAAAGCTACTAAAATACGGTGCAAAATTCGAATCGGGAATGATGGACTTATCCGTAAACATTCCGCTTGAAGATGCCCTAAATCTAGGCTGGAAAATTCTTGCCGAATGTTTTACCCGTGAAGAAACAGGTATTAAATCCGAGTTGGTAAATAAGTACTGGCCGGCAAACTAA
- a CDS encoding V-type ATP synthase subunit A, with product MTKTKGKVVGINGNMISVSFEGLVTLNEVGYVEVGSKKLKSEVIRIRGEVAQLQVFEITKGIKVGDIVEFTGDLLSVELGPGLLGQVYDGLQNPLPELAEQAGYFLERGIYLNALSRTAKWHFTPSAKEGDTLKRADLLGTVPEGSFTHRIMIPFNMYGTYKLKSIKPEGDYTVDDTIAEVTDERGNVIPLTMSFKWPVKRAIDCYAERLKPTETLVTKMRTMDTFFPVAKGGTYCIPGPFGAGKTVLQHATSRNADVDIVIIAACGERAGEVVETLTEFPELKDPKTGRTLMERTIIICNTSSMPVAAREASVYTGVTLAEYYRQMGLDVLLLADSTSRWAQALREMSGRLEEIPGEEAFPAYLESYIAAFYERAGIVRLSDGSKGSVTIGGTVSPAGGNFEEPVTQATLKVVGAFHGLSRERSDARKYPAIHPLDSWSKYPSVLPLEQVKYGRSFLRRGTEVEQMMKVVGEEGTSIEDFIIYLKGDLLDAVYLQQNSFDKVDDAVSVERQQHIYNILIEILGTSFKFVSKDEARSYFSKLKLMFIDYNYSPWGSDAFKSHEDGIKKHIAEKADSLDERAKKLLKQAV from the coding sequence ATGACTAAAACAAAAGGAAAAGTAGTCGGTATTAACGGTAACATGATAAGCGTTTCTTTTGAAGGCTTGGTTACCCTTAACGAGGTAGGCTATGTTGAGGTTGGTTCAAAAAAACTAAAAAGCGAGGTAATCCGTATCAGGGGGGAAGTAGCTCAGCTTCAAGTATTTGAAATTACAAAGGGAATAAAGGTCGGTGATATCGTAGAGTTTACCGGAGATCTTCTTTCGGTAGAGTTGGGCCCCGGTCTTTTAGGCCAAGTTTATGACGGGCTGCAAAATCCCTTACCTGAGCTCGCTGAACAAGCCGGTTATTTTTTGGAAAGAGGTATCTATTTAAATGCCCTTTCCCGCACGGCAAAATGGCACTTTACTCCCTCTGCTAAAGAAGGAGACACATTAAAGCGAGCAGACTTGCTGGGAACCGTACCTGAAGGCAGTTTTACCCATCGTATCATGATTCCTTTTAACATGTATGGAACTTATAAATTAAAATCTATAAAACCTGAAGGCGATTATACAGTAGACGATACAATAGCCGAGGTTACGGACGAAAGAGGAAACGTAATACCTCTTACCATGAGTTTTAAGTGGCCTGTAAAACGTGCAATCGACTGTTATGCAGAACGCTTAAAGCCGACGGAAACCTTGGTTACAAAGATGAGAACAATGGATACATTTTTCCCCGTTGCTAAGGGCGGAACCTATTGTATTCCCGGTCCATTCGGTGCAGGAAAAACCGTTTTGCAGCATGCTACCAGCCGAAATGCCGATGTCGACATCGTTATTATTGCAGCCTGCGGTGAGCGAGCCGGTGAAGTTGTAGAAACTCTTACAGAATTCCCCGAGCTTAAAGACCCCAAAACGGGCCGAACCCTCATGGAGAGAACCATAATTATCTGTAATACGTCTTCAATGCCGGTTGCTGCCCGAGAGGCCTCGGTTTATACAGGCGTAACCCTCGCGGAATACTATCGCCAAATGGGCTTGGATGTTCTTCTTCTTGCAGACTCTACCAGCCGATGGGCTCAGGCTCTTCGAGAAATGTCGGGCCGCTTGGAAGAAATCCCCGGTGAAGAAGCCTTCCCTGCCTATCTTGAATCCTACATCGCCGCCTTCTACGAAAGGGCAGGTATTGTCCGATTAAGCGACGGTTCAAAGGGCTCCGTTACAATCGGAGGAACCGTATCTCCTGCTGGCGGTAACTTTGAAGAGCCCGTAACTCAAGCCACGCTAAAGGTAGTAGGAGCCTTCCATGGTCTTTCACGAGAAAGATCCGATGCCCGAAAGTATCCGGCAATTCACCCCCTCGATTCTTGGTCAAAATATCCCAGCGTTCTTCCTTTAGAACAAGTCAAATACGGAAGAAGCTTTTTACGCCGAGGAACCGAGGTTGAACAGATGATGAAGGTTGTAGGTGAAGAAGGAACAAGTATAGAAGACTTTATCATTTACTTAAAAGGCGACTTACTCGATGCCGTTTACTTACAGCAAAACTCCTTTGATAAGGTAGACGATGCAGTTTCGGTTGAGCGCCAACAGCACATATACAATATTTTGATTGAAATTTTAGGTACTTCATTTAAATTTGTTTCAAAAGATGAAGCCCGCTCTTATTTCAGCAAACTTAAACTTATGTTCATCGACTATAACTACTCGCCTTGGGGCTCGGATGCATTTAAATCCCATGAAGACGGAATTAAAAAGCACATCGCCGAAAAAGCGGATAGCTTAGACGAAAGAGCTAAAAAATTATTGAAGCAGGCGGTGTAA
- a CDS encoding adenine phosphoribosyltransferase, whose amino-acid sequence MKDKIIDAAIRRVPDFPKKGILFYDITGILVNPEVFSYCLDKMTEMYKDKKVDAVAAIEARGFIFAAPFAYKMGIPLILIRKKGKLPGETYSASYDLEYGQASVEVHKTDVVKGQKVLLLDDLIATGGTLNAARSILEEGGAKVVGFCGVVGLPFLNYSKVLGDLPVKTLIEYDSEKI is encoded by the coding sequence ATGAAAGATAAAATAATTGACGCTGCGATTAGACGCGTTCCGGACTTCCCTAAAAAGGGAATCCTTTTTTATGATATTACCGGTATTTTGGTTAATCCGGAAGTTTTTAGCTATTGCCTTGATAAGATGACGGAAATGTACAAGGATAAAAAGGTAGATGCTGTTGCCGCCATTGAGGCTAGAGGCTTTATATTTGCTGCTCCCTTTGCCTATAAAATGGGAATACCTCTTATTTTAATTAGAAAGAAAGGAAAACTCCCCGGAGAAACTTACTCTGCCTCGTATGACCTTGAGTACGGACAAGCATCTGTTGAGGTTCACAAAACCGATGTAGTAAAAGGTCAAAAAGTCCTTCTTTTAGACGATCTGATTGCCACAGGAGGAACTTTAAATGCAGCCCGAAGTATTTTAGAAGAGGGCGGGGCAAAAGTTGTAGGTTTTTGCGGAGTTGTAGGTTTACCCTTTTTAAATTATAGCAAGGTTCTCGGGGATTTGCCTGTAAAGACTCTCATAGAATATGACAGCGAAAAAATTTAA
- a CDS encoding ligand-binding sensor domain-containing protein produces the protein MYKKLILLFFILITFNLFSDEDVLVFYSQPSSIASKFVTGILQDSYGRIWFGTKEGLAYYDGIKYKNYEYIPFSKDSIQSSQIQCLYNDPRKAENGSDVFWIGTFYGVERFNVDTETFTHFDMTSSVVLCFLRDSHGRLWIGTLDGLYILNEDDGSVVKFSQASEFYIGNNGISHIYEDSEGRIYACTHEGLWEYDEPNKRFRRSRLFEKNSAVTDSIINNIFEEDGIYWVSVWDTGLFRIDPKNGKRDLFSFSNNKITCLSNEFSDNVLLIGTWGGGLISFDKNTYSYTEYTSKQRSYNLSNDFIFSIYVDTYGSLWVGTNGGGVNIYDTKRMWSKLILPHENKIDGRENSVSGLTKDKNGNLWISLLNNGITYYDLSTGKKKYYRYSESKIISNSVFKFYIDKNEDIWVGTDLGLCKYDKKKDAFVGVNLYNDNIIEDGERLIYNIISDDNEFLWIGTYDGGLIKFSPSSGILKRYKNDPKNPNSICSNLVFSLLIDSYKRLWVGTNKGLAEYKPSTDEFAIYRYDVNNRKGISSDRITSLFQDVSGKLWIGTSDGGINIFDTEKKEALNYTANEGLPANFIIGMTHMDNHSICVTAIKGMTIFNKDTEIIYSYTLYNHERRFTTVPIMIGDQCFVGTQEGVLGMDINYLLSFKRQEVPVKIRTIGINGNQTPVFKIDLQKTYKYKYSENNISFEFSSMDLSPLSRPSYIFMLEGFDKNWINANMKNYVQYTNLKPGKYTFKVKDISNPYPEPTSFTFIIEKPFWLSTPMIAVYILIFAGLTFLACRINRLFQYKIANKKLQQEQKDLISANEQLTVLSTVDELTGVGNRRQLDTVGKDLWRRGLDNKQPISLIMIDIDLFKQYNDLYGHQAGDNVLRTVAQTLQKKLRAKYDFVGRYGGEEFLVLLYNSSASETMKIAEKLRIEIKNLNIEHSAEKDKILTISLGAYTSVPNNELSYETMLSFADSALYKAKESGRDICKMYTE, from the coding sequence GTGTATAAGAAACTAATTCTTTTATTTTTTATTTTGATTACTTTTAATTTATTTTCTGATGAGGATGTTCTTGTTTTTTACTCTCAGCCTTCATCCATTGCATCCAAATTTGTTACCGGTATTTTGCAGGATTCATACGGCCGGATTTGGTTCGGTACTAAAGAAGGTTTGGCATATTATGACGGTATTAAATATAAAAATTACGAATATATTCCTTTTTCAAAAGATTCCATTCAGTCTTCGCAAATTCAATGTCTTTATAATGACCCTAGAAAAGCAGAAAACGGAAGCGATGTGTTTTGGATAGGCACTTTTTACGGAGTTGAAAGGTTTAATGTCGACACGGAAACTTTTACCCATTTTGATATGACGAGTTCGGTTGTTCTCTGCTTTTTAAGGGATTCTCACGGCCGCTTATGGATCGGAACCTTGGACGGCTTGTATATACTAAATGAAGATGACGGTTCCGTTGTTAAATTTTCTCAAGCTTCCGAATTTTATATAGGAAACAACGGAATATCCCATATTTATGAAGACTCTGAAGGGCGGATATACGCATGTACACATGAGGGCTTATGGGAATATGATGAGCCCAATAAAAGATTTCGACGATCAAGGCTTTTTGAAAAAAATAGTGCGGTTACTGACTCAATTATTAATAATATTTTTGAAGAAGACGGAATATATTGGGTATCCGTTTGGGATACCGGACTATTTCGAATTGATCCTAAAAACGGAAAACGAGACCTGTTTTCATTTTCAAACAACAAAATAACATGCCTATCAAACGAATTTTCTGATAATGTACTATTGATAGGAACTTGGGGCGGCGGCTTAATAAGTTTTGATAAAAATACATATTCTTATACCGAGTATACTTCAAAACAGCGTTCATATAATCTTTCAAACGATTTTATTTTTTCGATATATGTAGATACTTACGGCTCATTATGGGTCGGCACAAACGGAGGCGGAGTAAACATATATGATACTAAACGTATGTGGTCAAAACTAATATTGCCCCATGAAAATAAAATCGACGGCAGAGAAAATTCGGTTTCCGGTTTGACTAAGGATAAAAACGGAAACTTATGGATAAGTCTTTTAAATAACGGTATAACTTATTATGATTTAAGCACAGGAAAAAAGAAATACTATCGTTATTCCGAATCTAAAATTATTTCCAACTCCGTATTTAAATTTTACATAGATAAAAATGAGGATATATGGGTTGGTACGGATCTTGGGTTATGTAAGTACGATAAAAAAAAGGATGCTTTTGTTGGAGTTAATCTATACAATGATAATATAATTGAAGACGGTGAAAGACTTATATACAATATCATAAGCGATGATAACGAGTTTTTATGGATAGGTACTTATGATGGAGGCCTTATTAAATTTTCACCTTCATCCGGAATTCTTAAGCGATATAAAAATGATCCTAAAAATCCCAATAGTATATGCAGCAATCTTGTTTTTAGCCTGCTGATCGATTCTTATAAAAGACTTTGGGTAGGAACCAACAAGGGCCTTGCCGAGTATAAGCCTTCAACCGATGAATTCGCAATATACCGATACGATGTAAATAACAGAAAAGGTATTTCTTCAGACCGAATAACCTCATTATTTCAAGATGTTTCCGGTAAATTGTGGATTGGAACAAGTGACGGAGGAATTAACATATTCGATACCGAAAAAAAAGAGGCGTTAAATTATACTGCAAATGAGGGGCTCCCCGCAAACTTTATTATCGGTATGACCCATATGGATAATCACTCCATATGTGTTACTGCAATAAAAGGTATGACAATATTTAATAAAGATACTGAAATTATATACAGTTATACTTTATATAACCATGAAAGACGATTTACAACAGTTCCTATTATGATTGGAGATCAATGTTTTGTGGGAACACAAGAAGGCGTTTTAGGCATGGATATTAACTATCTTTTATCGTTTAAAAGACAAGAGGTTCCCGTAAAAATACGAACTATAGGTATAAACGGAAATCAGACTCCGGTATTTAAAATAGATCTTCAAAAAACTTATAAATATAAGTATTCCGAAAATAATATAAGCTTTGAGTTTTCATCGATGGATTTATCTCCTCTTTCAAGACCTTCTTACATTTTTATGCTCGAAGGTTTTGATAAAAATTGGATTAATGCCAATATGAAAAATTATGTACAATATACTAATCTTAAACCGGGAAAATATACATTTAAAGTAAAGGATATTTCAAATCCATATCCTGAACCAACATCTTTTACTTTTATTATAGAAAAACCTTTTTGGCTTTCGACGCCGATGATAGCCGTCTATATTTTAATTTTTGCAGGCTTAACTTTTTTAGCTTGCAGGATTAATAGGCTCTTTCAATATAAGATTGCCAATAAAAAACTTCAACAAGAACAAAAAGACCTTATATCTGCAAATGAACAGCTTACGGTTTTATCTACGGTTGACGAATTAACAGGTGTAGGGAACAGAAGACAGTTGGACACAGTGGGTAAGGATCTTTGGCGTAGGGGATTGGATAATAAACAACCGATATCATTGATAATGATAGATATAGATTTATTTAAACAATACAATGACCTGTATGGACATCAGGCCGGAGATAATGTTCTTAGAACTGTTGCTCAAACCTTACAAAAAAAACTTAGAGCAAAATATGATTTTGTAGGAAGATACGGAGGAGAAGAATTCTTGGTTCTGCTTTATAATAGCTCTGCCTCCGAAACAATGAAGATAGCCGAAAAACTCCGTATTGAAATTAAAAATTTAAATATTGAACATTCGGCTGAAAAGGATAAGATCTTAACTATCAGTTTAGGTGCTTATACTTCCGTTCCTAATAATGAGCTTTCATATGAAACTATGCTTTCTTTTGCAGATTCTGCTCTTTATAAAGCTAAGGAAAGCGGAAGAGATATCTGCAAAATGTATACGGAGTAA